The Prunus dulcis chromosome 3, ALMONDv2, whole genome shotgun sequence genome segment AAAAGTGATAGGCTTTCCTCTGGGataaaattaattgaagatGGAATGAATTATACCTTGTCTGTTTGTCATTATCTGTAGTATCTGCACCACGTTCACTTCCAGCAAGATCAATGAAGGAGAGCTTGCCAACAAGACGGGGAGGCTTCGATTCACTGCCATCAACTGACCTCTTAATAGCAAGCTGAAGTATGGCATGTGAACGAGAGGATTCTTCATTTGCACCAGTTGTACCAGTACTTCTTGTGGCACTTCCTCTTTCAATCAGCTCCTTAATGGTTTCCACATCTGACACTCTGTATTCTTGCAAACCCACAATACAAACTTGTTGTTTGCCGTCTTCTCTCATGCAAAGCTTTCTGTAGAATTTGAATTGTAAGTTTCAAGTTATCTTAAACCTCTTAATACTAACTAGAGGGAAAGGATAGAATGACTTACTTTCGATCGTTGAGGAGATCAAAAAGTTTTCCCCCATATATTTCGAAGAAGCTCACAAATAACTGAAATCCCTGACTACGGTAAGTATGGTGCATCAACCTCAAGATGTCTCGTGATGCTTTAAGAGGCAATGGTTTCATGGTATATGTTTTTCCACTCCCTAAATAGGTAACCGAAACATACTTTGATTAGTAAATCTACCCGATATTTAATGCCTCAAAAAGACATCAATCAAAGTCCCAAgtgtgaaaaataataaaatggtATTAGTTGACATTTCCTCAAAATTTTAGGCCATTTTACTTTGAGATTTTGATGTAAACAAATGAGCAATTTACATATAGAGAAAGGAAAATTTCACATATTTTAAGCATGTGATTCTCCGTGGGTGTGTAatgatgaaggaaaataattttccttctttaaaTTACTTAGCATTGTTAGGAAGTTTACACCACTCCACACTAAATGTAGGAAAATAAACTCAGAGTAGGTCTATCAGGAAGTGTCATCAACTTAAAGTGTGTAGATCCAGGTGGAACATTATCAGAATGATTTACTGTTTATCAAATACAAGAATAAGAATGTAGAACCTACAAGGAAAAATACTATAATATTACATGTAAAATTATACAGAGTTGTTCAACAAGtctgtaaaaaaaaaccatagaTTTGAGACGGCCACTAACCAGTTTGTCCATATGCAAAACAAGTTGCCTTTGTTCGCTGGAATATTATTGGAACTATGGGCTCCACAGTCTCATGATACACCTACAAATACAGGATGAAAACGGTATGATAAGTAGCCTAAAGCAGAGTGAGAGACGTGTTTCAAATATAATCTTAGtgataataaatcaataattcCACATTTATACatgtttttgtcatttttgttttctgttatTCATTTAATAGCAATATACATACTTCATCGTTTGAGACTTCCTCATTCAGCACtgcatcaaacacaaattcatGTTTTTCCATGTATTCTGTTAGGTCAACCTGCAGAACGTCGAGAACGAGCTCAGAAACATAAAAGCATTGGTACTGGTAGAATATTGAGCTCAGTATCAGGTTAATCAAGGAGAAGgggaaaacaagaaaactcaTGAAAGATTATCGGTTAATGCAATGCGTAACAAGACTACAAATGAAATACGGATGTCAAATATTTCCACACAACATGACAAGCAGCAACTATGGGTACTGatgatatttttctaatatcTCTTACAGGTGCTTGATACATATTGCCTGTTAAAGttcgtttttattttttccaaaccTGTTACAGTTCGTTCATCCTACCTCTAAAGCATACATAAATTGTTCCTTTTCTAGTGGATCTTTTGAcagcccaaaaacaaaaagggcaTGAAGCATCATCTACATTTTCTGACTTTAATTTTGATCATTATGCTTATACAAATAACTTTTATCATGCCCTTGGCCAAAAAAAGAGACAGCTCttcattttgttctttttgacCAGAAGACAGATCTTTCTCTAGTAAGCCTTAATCATGCCAACACATTACCAAGTGACATTTACCTTGAGCTTAGTCTCGTGCACTGTTACAGAATTGGAAAGTGTATCTATGATATCTTCCTCATTCTTTGCCAACTCCTTTTTATTAAGCGGCCTCTTCCGCACCTGCATTCATACGATCATAAACCAACttaggagagaaaaaaacGAGTGTAACAGGCCTGACTCGGTATGAAGTTCAAACAATTTCTTCCTTTACCACATCAAGCAACTTCATGATGTTTACAAACTTTGGATCAGAAAATGCCTGGTGGTCTCATGGGCATTTGAATTAATTTCAGGTAAAAAGTGGAAATCACAAGCACTAATTATGATGTTATGATAGAACATACCACAACTTTGATCTTTGCTACAGAACTAGCTTTTTCTTTGTCTGCAGCAAAACTTTTTAGGAGGTTGTTTTCTGGTACACGAGCCctttctgtttgtttgtttgaaatgTAGGGTTCGGAATCATCAAAGCTTCTACCGCGAGACGGATAATATAGAGAAGCACCATCATACAACCCAGTGACTTGCATCTATACatgagattaaaaaaaaaaaaattaacacgACTATGCATCTCCTTCTTATcaaatacaaaaatgaaactaaaatgaggaaaacaaaacatctgttgtcaacaacaaaaatatgacACTAAACCTCAGCAACTAAACATTAGTAATGCAGACGCCAACCAAGGTTTAGTAtattaacaacaacaaaaggcATTTAATTTCACTAGTTCAAATGTGAATGCAAGTATAAGATCTCCACTTAAATAAGAGAagtgattgaaacatataaTCACAATGTTCGTAATAGGAAATATTTCATGAACTGAACTACAACGTCAAAAATCAATGGTAACACTTAGGCACGGAAACATATTTACACATATGGATCATAACATaactcaaattttattttttaaaaggaaacaaattttattgcAATAGACAATAAAATACAGAGATGGCCAAGGTGGCCACACAGAAACCGAAAACAAAGACAGAGTAACTAGAAATGAAAAGCGACCCACGTCAGGAATGAGCTCAGTATCAAAGGAATGCAGATCCAAGAGTCCAGGACTGAACTCATTGGGCGACTCCTCGCCGCTCTTTCTCCGCGAATTGTAAGGAGGTGTCGATGGCGCCTCTGCGTAGAACTCATTGTACCCTCTCTGTGCGTTCCGGTACACTCTAGAAGCCGgtcctcctccacctccaccataGAAGCCATAGTCCTGCTTTGAATGCACCAAAGCCAACAATCAAACGGTTTAGATACAAAACAATACCATCAGATCTATAAAGCTCAATGCTTGAACTTTtgattcaaaatcacatctgGGTCTGATCAAAATGGTACcaccaaaatcattaaaagtttaaaatttcCATTAAAATAGCAACCAGTAAACAACAAATGCCGACAAAATTGTAcctaaaattcaaatttgctATAACATTTCGACTGAACTTTGATGGGTTTTCTTTGGAAGCAAAAACAGACCTGAGGAGGAGCACCAGAGGAGTTGGAAGACTGAAGGTGTTGAAGACCAGCTGACTGAAGCCACCTGCCATTGGACGAAGTCTCCAAGAAGTTATCGGAGTACTGTCGTTGGTGGTGCACCCCTGCCGCACTAGATCTCTGCCCTTGTCTCCCAACCCCgttcatctctctttctctctctgcaccCGATCCAAATCTCAATCGAACCCTCCAATCACAAACTTAGATCGGGAACTcaacccctctctctctcttcagatACACAGAAAAATCTCGACCATTTACTGCTGGAATGAAATCTCGATCTTTTTCAAAGCTTGTATTGTAGCTTCCCTTcggttctttttttcttttcttttttccttttttttttccttttttcctggTGTGATATATAAGCTGAACTTTAATGGAGGCTCGAGTAAACCCAAAGATATAGCAGAAGCAAAGAAGtgctttgaatttttgaagaaaCAGTTGGCACGTGCGAGTGGCAATTTTGGCACGTGACCTGAATTTTGGGTTCAGGTGGGTCCTGTTTTCTGTATTTGAATGCTCTGGGCCATTTCTCACGTGGTGGGGCCCACTATTTTTGTTGCGCGCTTGACGACTTCATTCAAATTCTGTGACTTGCGGTGCCACGTGTCGAAATTTTGGAAGCATTTTACTTGGTGGGTGATCGGACGGCGCAGTTTGAATAGTACGGATATTAAACCAGCGGTAAATGCTTAAATGGCGTTGGAGTTTTGGGACCCACCTGGGCTGTCCGGCGCACTTTTATAGCAACTTCACCCATTTGTCCTTAGTCATGGCAAGGGTGAAGTTAGGGCAAGCactatttacgtgaatagtgcttgtctttgcaaatagtaaattgtgTCTCCACCCGTTgtccttagccatggcaattactattcatttttttgttttttcctcctattttttaaatgaaaataattaatttgggtaatattttcagataagattttcggattcctacgtgtcaagactattcataatcagataaaattttcggataagatatttggattcaaatttcggattaatttcaaagttcaaatttcagggttcaaatttcgaatgaatttcaaaattcaaaattcagataaatttgggttcaaatttcagataaatttgggttcaaatttcggatgaatttcaaaattcaaatttcatacaaattagggttcaaattttggatgaatttcaaatttcagataagattttcatccaataaaatcaagccacgtggcatgtctatcttgccaaatttttctataaaaccagagtctcagctcatacctctcacaccacatctttctatattttcatttgtgagagtttataattcatacttcattcattctgaatggaagaatttaggagatgtttggagaggcaagagagagaaagaagagagagaaaccgtagagcagatgaagtcaatgagttgcagagacaagtcgatgagcaagttctcatagcagtggctttggaagaagaagagaaccaaggtcgccgccaTAGTTCACAAGccggccgccgccggaatgtggaaagacataggcattctcggggtaagaatcttttggaagattattttatcccaacttctttgtactctgatgttgattttcgaaggcgatttagaatgcaacctcatttgttcaataaagtcatgcatgatatttgcaattatgatgcatactttgttcaaaagtgtgatgctactggggttttggggcttcttccggagcaaaagcttacagctgttatacgaatgttggcgtatggagcatctgctgatcaggtggatgagattgcccggatggggaagtccactacgttggaggctttggtaagattttgtcaagctgttgaaactctgtacactagggactacctgcgtagacctactcccagggacctccaacggcttctacaaaaagccgaagctcgaggattccctggaatgattggtagcatcgactgcatgcattggcaatggaagaattgcccaactgcctggcaaggtgattatggaaatcgaaaaggccaaaaaagtatcatccttgaagcggTTGCTGGtttcgacacatgggtttggcatgccttcttcggagttgcaagatcacaaaatgacctcaacgtgctgggtcaat includes the following:
- the LOC117623216 gene encoding kinesin-like protein KIN-13B isoform X1, with the protein product MNGVGRQGQRSSAAGVHHQRQYSDNFLETSSNGRWLQSAGLQHLQSSNSSGAPPQQDYGFYGGGGGGPASRVYRNAQRGYNEFYAEAPSTPPYNSRRKSGEESPNEFSPGLLDLHSFDTELIPDMQVTGLYDGASLYYPSRGRSFDDSEPYISNKQTERARVPENNLLKSFAADKEKASSVAKIKVVVRKRPLNKKELAKNEEDIIDTLSNSVTVHETKLKVDLTEYMEKHEFVFDAVLNEEVSNDEVYHETVEPIVPIIFQRTKATCFAYGQTGSGKTYTMKPLPLKASRDILRLMHHTYRSQGFQLFVSFFEIYGGKLFDLLNDRKKLCMREDGKQQVCIVGLQEYRVSDVETIKELIERGSATRSTGTTGANEESSRSHAILQLAIKRSVDGSESKPPRLVGKLSFIDLAGSERGADTTDNDKQTRMEGAEINKSLLALKECIRALDNDQGHIPFRGSKLTEVLRDSFVGDSRTVMISCISPSSGSCEHTLNTLRYADRVKSLSKGSNPKKDMLPSTLNLKEPTNLPLPSALPTASTFEVDTNDTWPVQVEKEEFDASEEPYYEAKTLWKRNGKLEQYNVSASEDKVRKPNGQTKLELPKFRSRNSNSDDDLNALLQEEEDLVSAHRKQVEDTMNIVKEEMNLLVEADQPGNQLDDYVTRLNAILSQKAAGILQLQTRLAHFQKRLKEHNVLVSSSGY
- the LOC117623216 gene encoding kinesin-like protein KIN-13B isoform X2 — its product is MNGVGRQGQRSSAAGVHHQRQYSDNFLETSSNGRWLQSAGLQHLQSSNSSGAPPQDYGFYGGGGGGPASRVYRNAQRGYNEFYAEAPSTPPYNSRRKSGEESPNEFSPGLLDLHSFDTELIPDMQVTGLYDGASLYYPSRGRSFDDSEPYISNKQTERARVPENNLLKSFAADKEKASSVAKIKVVVRKRPLNKKELAKNEEDIIDTLSNSVTVHETKLKVDLTEYMEKHEFVFDAVLNEEVSNDEVYHETVEPIVPIIFQRTKATCFAYGQTGSGKTYTMKPLPLKASRDILRLMHHTYRSQGFQLFVSFFEIYGGKLFDLLNDRKKLCMREDGKQQVCIVGLQEYRVSDVETIKELIERGSATRSTGTTGANEESSRSHAILQLAIKRSVDGSESKPPRLVGKLSFIDLAGSERGADTTDNDKQTRMEGAEINKSLLALKECIRALDNDQGHIPFRGSKLTEVLRDSFVGDSRTVMISCISPSSGSCEHTLNTLRYADRVKSLSKGSNPKKDMLPSTLNLKEPTNLPLPSALPTASTFEVDTNDTWPVQVEKEEFDASEEPYYEAKTLWKRNGKLEQYNVSASEDKVRKPNGQTKLELPKFRSRNSNSDDDLNALLQEEEDLVSAHRKQVEDTMNIVKEEMNLLVEADQPGNQLDDYVTRLNAILSQKAAGILQLQTRLAHFQKRLKEHNVLVSSSGY
- the LOC117623216 gene encoding kinesin-like protein KIN-13B isoform X3, which translates into the protein MQVTGLYDGASLYYPSRGRSFDDSEPYISNKQTERARVPENNLLKSFAADKEKASSVAKIKVVVRKRPLNKKELAKNEEDIIDTLSNSVTVHETKLKVDLTEYMEKHEFVFDAVLNEEVSNDEVYHETVEPIVPIIFQRTKATCFAYGQTGSGKTYTMKPLPLKASRDILRLMHHTYRSQGFQLFVSFFEIYGGKLFDLLNDRKKLCMREDGKQQVCIVGLQEYRVSDVETIKELIERGSATRSTGTTGANEESSRSHAILQLAIKRSVDGSESKPPRLVGKLSFIDLAGSERGADTTDNDKQTRMEGAEINKSLLALKECIRALDNDQGHIPFRGSKLTEVLRDSFVGDSRTVMISCISPSSGSCEHTLNTLRYADRVKSLSKGSNPKKDMLPSTLNLKEPTNLPLPSALPTASTFEVDTNDTWPVQVEKEEFDASEEPYYEAKTLWKRNGKLEQYNVSASEDKVRKPNGQTKLELPKFRSRNSNSDDDLNALLQEEEDLVSAHRKQVEDTMNIVKEEMNLLVEADQPGNQLDDYVTRLNAILSQKAAGILQLQTRLAHFQKRLKEHNVLVSSSGY